The region AGACCAAGTTCGGGATAAACCGCCCATTAACTATGTTGTAGTCTATATCCTGCTGATTCTGTTCTTCATGTCGGTGATGATGACCGGCAACATGATTTCAGCCGAGATTACCTCGGAGAAAAGCTCGCGCATAATGGAGATTCTCATCACCAGCGCTTCGCCACTCACCCAGATGTTCGGCAAGGTCATCGGAATCTTCCTCGTCGGATTGATGCAGATCGCCATTATCTCGGCTGCCATCGCGCTCAACCTGATGCTGCCGCATAATTCCACGATCCTGAGCGATTTCGATCTGAATCTGGGACAGCTTAATGTCAGCATGATCGTCTATGGCTTCATCCTGTATATCCTGGGTTACTTCCTGTACGCCCTGATGTATGCCGCTGTCGGCTCGATTGTCAGCCGGACAGAGGATCTGGGACAGGCCGTGATGCCGGTCATGATGCTGGGCTTCGTCAGCTTCTACCTGCCGCTGTTCAGTATCTCGAACCCGGATACCCTGCTGGTGAAGGTCGCCAGCTTCGTGCCATTCACCTCTTCGCTCAGCCTGCTGCTGCGGATCGGGGTCGGCCATGTGGCCTTCTGGGAGATCATGGTCTCGCTGGCGATCCTGCTGGCTACAACCTTCCTCTTCGGCTGGCTCGCCGCCAAGATCTACCGCACAGGCGTCCTGATGTACGGCAAGCGCCCTAGCATCAAGGAGATTAGAAAGGCTATGAAGGCTTATAAGATTTAGGGTTGGATAGATGTGTGTTGCTTTGGATTTCAAGTATTCGGATTTTGAGGAAAAGGACGGGGTTAACCCAAATTGATTTTTCCAAACAATTTGGCATCTCACAGGGGACTTTGAGCGATATAGGAGGCTGTATATCGTCATGGTTCCCATAAAAGAATTAAGTAAAGAAATAGAAGTTCAGAAAAAAGGAATTAGTAATTTCAATCCAAGAAAAACAGCGCGCACCAGTAGAAATGGTACGCGCTGTTTTAGCTTTTTTAAAGGTTACCCGAGATCTTCACCATTACTCTCAATTACTTTTTGATACCAATAAAATGAATCTTTTTTCAGCCGGTTCAAAGTGCCGCTTCCATCATCATTCTGATCAACGTAGATAAATCCGTAGCGTTTCGACATTTCAGAGGTTGACGAGCTGACAATATCAATTGCACTCCAAATGGTATAACCGAGCAGATCAACCCCGTCCAGAATGGCTTCTTTCATCTGACGGATATGCTCACGGAAATAATCCATACGATATTCGTCATGAACATTGCCGTGCTCATCGAGTTGATCAAGTGCACCTACCCCGTTCTCAACGATAAATAGAGGTTTCTGATAGCGGTCGTAGAGCTGATTGAGTGTATAGCGTAAACCTACAGGGTCAATCTGCCATCCCCAGTCTGAAGCTTGTAGATGCGGATTCTTAATACCACCCACCAGATTGCCTGCGGTTTGTTCGAGATGCTCTGGGTCGGCGCTGGAAATCATCGACATGTAATAGCTGAAGCTTACGTAGTCTACAGCTCCTGCCCGCAGGATTTCCACATCTCCTTGCTGCAAGGTTAACTGGATATCATGTTCTGCAAAGTAACGGTCCATATAACTAGGATAGTAGCCGCGTGTTTGAACATCCGTGAAGAAGAAATTGCGGTACTGATCATCGTGAAGCATTTGCATGACGTCTTCCGGTTTAGAAGTTGCTGCATACGTGGTGAACCTTGCGATCATACAGCCTATTTGAGAGCCGGGAATCAGTTCGTGACCTAACTGAACAGCTAAGGCACTGGCCACAAACTGGTGGTGAACGGCCTGGAAGCATTCTTGTTCGAAATGAGCAGAACGATCCTTCAGAAGCCCGACGCCTTTGAAAGTGGAGAATACAGAAGCATTAATTTCATTAAAGGTAATCCAGTACTTTACCTTGGGGTATCTTGTAAACAGAACCTTAGCATAGCGCATATAGAAATCAATCAGTTTTCGGTTGAGCCAACCACCGTACTCCTCAACCAAATAAAGCGGCATATCGAAATGTGAAATGGTAACTAACGGTTCAATGCCGTATTTCTCCAGTTCAGCAAAAACCTTACCATAAAAGACTAGGCCTGCTTCATTAGGGAGTAACTCATCTCCTTGAGGGAATATACGGGACCAGCTTATAGAAAAACGGAATACTTTGAAGCCCATCTCGGCAAATAGCGCAATATCTTCCTTATAATGGTGATAGAAGTCAATGCCATATCGTTTAGGATAATTTGCTGCGGATGAATCCTGTATGGCTAGAGCAATAACCTCATTACTGATGTTCTTATGATGATTAATCTCTTTACGATTCAGACCCTTGTTGTAGGGAACCACATCACCTACGGAGAGACCACGCCCATCTGCATTGAATGCTCCTTCTGCTTGGGATGCGGCTATGGCGCCACCCCACAAAAAGTTTTCTGGAAAGTTTCTTCTCATTTCTTCCACTCCTCTATATGAATGATGGACAGGATTTGCTCACCTTGCGATACTTCTCCCTGCTGACGGGTAGGAATGACATCGACGTACTCCATTGTGTTGGTAATAATAACAGGAGTAGCAGTTGGATAGCCAGCTTTGCGAATTTCGTCCAGATCAAATTCCACAAGGAGCTCCCCGGCAGTTACTTTCTGCCCTTCCTCAACGATAACGTTAAAATGCTTCCCCTGCAGTTTTACAGTATCCACACCAATGTGTACCAAAAGTTCAACGCCATCGTAAGATTTCAGGGCAATTACATGCTTTGTCCGGAAGACAGTCTCAATCGTCCCATCAAAAGGTGCAAACACTTTACCTTCACTTGGCTGAATTCCGAGCCCTTTACCCATAGCCCCTTCCGCGAATGCTGCGTCCGGTAGTTCCTTAAGCGGAATAATTTCACCTTTAATAGGGCTGCCGATAGAAATAGGATTCCCTAAAGAAGGAGCAGTGCTGCTTTGATTCTTAGGTGTGACATTTACCGGCTTGGTCTCGTTGTTAGTAGTATTCTGATCTTTAGTAATTCCGAAGAAGTAGGTCAGGATACAAGCAAGACCCGCTGATATTAACACTCCGAATATAACAAATATAAAGCTGTTCGCTTTGAAAACTGGCATGGTAAACAAGCTTGGTGGCACATAGGCAGTGGCGCTTGTATTAAATAAGGAAAGGAAGGCGGCACCGATACCTGAAGCGATTAATGCAATGAAGAAAGGTCTTTTGTATTTCAAATTCACACCAAACATTGCCGGTTCTGTAATCCCTAAAAATGCTGAGAGTGAAGCTGAAGCTGAGAGTGATTTAGCAGATTTGTTCTTGATTACCAAGAACACACCTAAAGCTGCACCTGCTTGTGCCATGTTAGCCGTTAAAGCACTCACCAAAATGTAGGAACTTCCCGTTTGGGCAATTTCTTGAATTTGCAAAGGAGCAAGTGCATAATGCATGCCGAGCATGGTCAGAAGAGATCTTGTTGCACCCAGCAGGAAGGCTGAGAAAATTCCACCGGTATCATAAAACCAACGAATAAATTGGGCTAGTCCCTCACCGGCATAAGATCCCAATGGTCCAAGGACGATCAATTGTACCGGTACCATAATGAATAAAACGATCATTGCGGACAAAATAATTTTAAGGAAATGCGGGATGAGCTTATCAATTTTGCGGTTTACATAGCTCATTACCCATACAGACAAAATAATAGGGATTACTGTAGATTTGTAGTTAACGAAGAGGACAGGCAAACTAAACAAATCTAATGATTTGATACCTGTTTCTGCAACTGCCTTGGCACCATCCATGATGGTAGGATACATGTAAGCGGCAGCCAGAGCCAAGGCGATATACTCGCTGGTTTTGAATTTTTTGGCTGCGCTTACAGCGAGGAAGAATGGCAAGAAATAGAATACCAGATCCCCCAACATGTTAAGGAAAGTCACGACAGTGGAATCGCTTGCGACCATATGGAAATTCACAAGGGAGGAAGTAATTGCTTTAGTTAATCCGCATGCAATAAGAACAGGCAAGATAGGGGAGAAGATCCCTGCTATCGTTTCAATTACCGCATTTATAGATCCCTTAAAGCCTTTTTTAACTGGAACATTTGTTGTAATTACATTATTTGGGAGTGTGACGATTTTCTCCAGTTCTTCGTAAACTGCCTTTACTCTTGCACCAATGACAATTTGGGTCTGTCCGCTTTGATTTTGTGCCTTCAGAACACCATCAAGATTACTGATGGAATTCAAATCAGCTTGTGCATCATCTTTCAGGTTGAGCCTAATTCTTGTGGCACAATGTGTAAGATTTGCTATATTATCTTGCCCACCGATTTGTTGAAGAATGCTTTTGGCTAACTCTTTGTCTTCCAAGTGATTTCCCCCTTGATAACATCGATTAATTGGATTGTCCTTTCTGAAAACAAAAAAGACCAAAAGCAGTGAGGGAGATCCCACGCTTTTGGTCATGCCTGATCGAATCAGTAACAATCCATACGAGGAATATAATACGCTCTTGGAATTTTGTAAACCCTTTTTTAAAATAATAATGGTTCAGTTAGGAAAGCAATTCTTGCTAATTGACAACGCAAATGAGCGATGTTAATCTTTACATTAGCTAGGATTGTTACTGATTCGATCAGGCGTGCCCTAAGCATTCAATTCATACAGGAATTTGGTATGAATTAAGTGTTTAGGGCTTTTTATTTTATGTATAAGAGGGGATAGCCAGTGCGCATAAAAAAGGTATTTAATAACAATGTTGCTTTAGTTATCGACCATGACAATAAGGAAATTATAGTTATGGGGAAGGCCATTGGATTTCAAAAATATCCCAAAGATTTGATTGACGAGTCACTAATAGAGAAAACATTTGTTCTCGAAGTTCCCGGAAATACCGAGAAGCTCATTGGTCTGTTTAATGAGATCCCTTCAGAAGATATTAATCTCGCGGATGAACTTATCGAAAAAGGGAAGATAGAGTTGAATAAAACTTTTAATGAGAACATGATTATTGGATTAGCCGATCATATCAGCTTTGCACTCAAACGGGCAAGAGAAGGGCTCTTTATTTCCAGTCCTCTGGAGTGGGAAGTAAAGCAAGCGTTTCCTAAAGAATATTTGTTTGGGAAAAATGCTCTTCAATTAATTGAAAAGACAACCGGGATTAAGCTGCCTGAAACGGAAGCGGCTTTCATTGCTTATCATTTTGTGAATGGGCAAATTGAGATGGGCTCATCCGTGGATAATGATCATTTACGAAATGTGTTGCTTAAGATTCTTGATATTGTGAAGTATCATTTTCAAATCGATCTGGATGAGAACTCACTTAATTATTCAAGATTTGTGACCCACTTAAGATATTTCATTAAACGTCAGACCAGCGGTGAAAAATTGGCGAATAGTGATCAGCTTTTGTTTAATGTAGTGAAGGAGAGTTATTCAAAGGCATTTCAGTGTTCTTTAAAAATCAAACGCTTTCTTTCGAGTACCTATGATTGGAATGTTACGGATGACGAACTGCTCTATCTGACGGTTCATATTCAGCGTGTAAGCGATCGTACAGAATGAGCTTATAACAATGAAAACGCTGTTAAATTGAGATTTTAGCGAAGGGGATGAGCTATTTATTAGCCCACGTAGTATCGACTGAAATCTTCAATTTAACAAATATGGTTCCTCACAAGTGTGATGGATTTCTCACAAGGAGCAGTTACTTCAGGTAACTGCTCCCTGTTGTATATTCAGCCATCCCCTCCAGGATTCAAACCCCTTGTTTGATTAAACTCCAGAGGCGTTCAAATCGTTCTTGGTAGTCTGGTGAATTCCAGGATCCTTTAAAAGAAGGGAGACTAAACACTGCAAACGCAGATAGAATGGCCTCTGCACGTTCAAAATGAGGATCATGATATTCCATGAAACCATCAATTATTTGATAAGAATCCCAAAGCACATCACGTAATACCAATGGATTACTGTCCACATATTGTGTATTCAAGGCGAACATTTGGGGATTTTCATTATAAGCGCGTTTTTTGGCATTAACAAATGCCCATAGCCAATCGTGGAGCACTTCCTGCGGGGAGGCTGAATTAGTCATGTTTATACGGATTTGTTCTGAAATCATCCGGTTGAACCAGCCTTTAGCTACTGCCGCCCACAGTTCTTGTTTGTTTTTGAAATGTTTATAGAGTGCAGCGTGGGTGATGTTCAATTCATCCGCTATTTGAGAGAGTGTCACCTCAGATTTTTCCGTACGCTCAATTAATGTCTCGGCAGTTTCAATAATAAGCTCCTGTGTGATTTTAGCCATTTGTTGTGGCAGGTGAATGGGGGAGTGCAGGCACTTACGATTAACCCCCCAGTGTAACACCATGCTGCCAACCCTTCTTTCGTTAATTAATAATATCCACTTATAGTTTAGCATGAAAAAACAAAGTAACAAATGTTGACTTTTGTAACTTCTAGTCTTATGCTTGGTGTGCAAGTTACAAATCATCGTAAATGTTACTTAGGATCTTGCGGATAGGAGGGTATTAATTATGAAGGCGGCACAGATCACCAAATATTCCAAACCGTTTCAAGTTGAAGTGCGCGATATTCCAGTCCCGGAAATAAGTGATTACGAAGTTTTGGTTAAAGTAAAGGCGGCGGCGGTTAACCACTTGGAGCTGCTCATCGCTACCGGAAGCGTGAAGTTAATCCAGGACTATGAGTTCCCCTTGACCCTTGGTAACGAACTCACAGGTGTTGTTGAGAAGATGGGTAAGAAAGTCGCTGGCTTCAAAGTAGGTGATGCCATTTACTCCCGCCTGCCGCTGCGAAAAATTGGAGCATTTGCCGAATATGCGGCGGTTCATGTAGCGGCTATGGCTCACTTGCCGGGTAATCTGGATTTTGTAACCGGTGCGGCTGCGCCTTTAACAGGATTGACAGCCTATCAAAGCCTGCATGAAGAGTTAGCTGCCAAAGCTGGCGAAAGAGTGTTCATTCCAGGGGGCTCTGGTTCATTTGGCCAAATGGCGATTCCTATCGCTAAAAGCATGGGGCTGAAGGTCATCGTCAGTGGAAGTCCACAGGCGCGCGAACGTACAATGGCCGCGGGAGCAGATCAATACATTGATTACAAGGCGGAGAACTACTGGGAACGACTTCGTGATCTTGACTATGTGATTGATACCTTGGGCCCCGGTGAATTTGACCGCGAACTCTCCATTATTAGACCAGGCGGCCATCTTCTTTCTCTACGGACCGGACCAAACAAACGATTCGCCAAAACTATGGGCTTGGTAGGTTGGAAGCAAAAACTATTCAGTATTGCTGGTGCTAAGTATGATCACAAAGCCAAGAAGAAGAAGATTGAATATCATTTTGTGTTTGTACGCAGTGATGGAGAACAATTACGGCAAATCACAAAAATCATTGAAGAGAACCAAATTATACCCGCGGTAGACGCCCGGGAGTTCCACATTGAAGATATTAATGAAGCTCTAAATCTGGTTGCTACAGGTCACCCCCAAGGGAAAGTGGTTATCCGATTTTAAATATTCATATAATTATTTACCGATCGTTCTCAATATGTTATATTGAATTTATAGGACATCACTGCATGATGAGATTAGGTTATTATATCTTCTCCTGTGCATTTTCTAGAACGATTATTCTCATATAGGGAGCGAATACAATGAACATTTCTGAACAAGTGGCATTGGTTACTGGAGCAAACCGGGGGCTTGGCCGCCAGCTTACGCTTGAACTTCTAGCTAGAGGGGCTAAGGTCTACGCGGGAGCAAGAAATCCGGAAACTCTGGATATTCCAGGAGTTACACCTGTAAAGCTTGATGTTACCAACCCTCAAGAGGTAGCGGCAGCAGCCAGCCTGGCTAAGGATGTTACGATTCTGATCAACAATGCAGGATCATCTACAGGCGCTTCTTTGCTGGAAGGGGATGTGGAGCAGATCCAGCTGGAATTGAATACGCATTTCTTCGGTACGTTATCCATGGTTCGCGCTTTTGCACCGGTCATCGAGAATAACGGGGGAGGATCGGTTCTGAATATTCTTTCCGCATTATCCTGGTTTAGTGGCGGAGCTGCGGGTGCCTACACGGCGGCAAAGGCTGCAGCATGGGCGCTGACGAACGATCTTCGTTTGAATCTGTATCCTCGTCATATTAGAGTAGCAGGCTTACATGTGGGTTATATGGAGACAGACATGACGGCCGGCCTGGATGCTCCCAAATCAAACCCTTCAGATATTGCGAAAATAGCTATTGACGGCATAGCAGCCGGCAGCTTCGAAATTCTTGCCGACGATACCAGCCGTATGATCCAAGCCGGACTTGCAGGCGGCGTGTCCGCCCTCTACCCGAATCTGTCCTAATCCCAATATTACGCAGTAGCAGCGGCGCAGAAAGAACGGGCTTCCATATTTCACCTGGAACACCTCTTGGAGGGATTCAAGGCGGAGAAGGCCTTGGCTAAAGGAAAAGTATACAGGAATCCCGATGATGACCAATCTGGTCAACCATCGGGATTTTTGTTCTAAATAAGTAGTTTGCTAGAGAAGTATTAAAAATTATCTGATGTATTATCGTCGCAAAAATCATGTATGACATTCTCAGCATCGTAAAGAGACACTTCAAGGTTGATTCACTTGATATTTTTTCCAAGCGATTGATTAAGGATAGGAATGTTAATAACCGGGGCTTCCGGCGCATTCTGCTTCGCGGCATTGAAAAAGTGACGTTAGAGTTCGCTTGGCTTTCACTTGCCCACAACCTGATTAAGTAAGTAGCGAACGGTCAAAAACGAAAAGGGGCGATTTTCCAATAAAGGAGAATCGCTCCTTTTTAGTGTTCCATTAATCCTATGTAAATATTTATTCGGAATACGAAGGAGTAAGTACCCAAAATACTTTATTTGAAGTTTATCATCACATAGAAATATATGGTGTTTTTAGATATAATAGAACATATGTTCGCATAAAGGTTGATTTTGGAAGTGGTAGTTTCACTTTAATAATTAAAACAATCTTTATGCTGAGGAGGCTAACAAAATGAATTTACATTCATTGAATGAAAAAGAGACGCTAATAGTAGAACAATTCTTTCATAGTGACACAAATCAAACTTTTCAGAATCCAGTTTTTACGTCATTCTTTGAAGAACAACAACACCTTAAATACTTAGTCCAAGCGTTAAAGGGGAATCAAACTAGTTTGCAACTACTTAATTCAGCATTTAAGAAACATTATTT is a window of Paenibacillus sp. FSL H3-0469 DNA encoding:
- a CDS encoding ABC transporter permease — its product is MNKMATIIGFTFKNKVRTKSFMITTLILVLLLSIGMNIPYFIKVFKGEDGAKDATQIGVVAEQGFRPAELLLAYTPPAEAEDKVVFTAYPSADDAALKQGLQDEKIEGYLTFAAEGSEGVPPVTYHSKDGDISSKLRTNLQAALQQVNTGLIVGDKLTESQVAAIFAPVSIDTAQLSTDGAAGGADQVRDKPPINYVVVYILLILFFMSVMMTGNMISAEITSEKSSRIMEILITSASPLTQMFGKVIGIFLVGLMQIAIISAAIALNLMLPHNSTILSDFDLNLGQLNVSMIVYGFILYILGYFLYALMYAAVGSIVSRTEDLGQAVMPVMMLGFVSFYLPLFSISNPDTLLVKVASFVPFTSSLSLLLRIGVGHVAFWEIMVSLAILLATTFLFGWLAAKIYRTGVLMYGKRPSIKEIRKAMKAYKI
- a CDS encoding 6-phospho-beta-glucosidase, with the translated sequence MEEMRRNFPENFLWGGAIAASQAEGAFNADGRGLSVGDVVPYNKGLNRKEINHHKNISNEVIALAIQDSSAANYPKRYGIDFYHHYKEDIALFAEMGFKVFRFSISWSRIFPQGDELLPNEAGLVFYGKVFAELEKYGIEPLVTISHFDMPLYLVEEYGGWLNRKLIDFYMRYAKVLFTRYPKVKYWITFNEINASVFSTFKGVGLLKDRSAHFEQECFQAVHHQFVASALAVQLGHELIPGSQIGCMIARFTTYAATSKPEDVMQMLHDDQYRNFFFTDVQTRGYYPSYMDRYFAEHDIQLTLQQGDVEILRAGAVDYVSFSYYMSMISSADPEHLEQTAGNLVGGIKNPHLQASDWGWQIDPVGLRYTLNQLYDRYQKPLFIVENGVGALDQLDEHGNVHDEYRMDYFREHIRQMKEAILDGVDLLGYTIWSAIDIVSSSTSEMSKRYGFIYVDQNDDGSGTLNRLKKDSFYWYQKVIESNGEDLG
- a CDS encoding beta-glucoside-specific PTS transporter subunit IIABC, which codes for MEDKELAKSILQQIGGQDNIANLTHCATRIRLNLKDDAQADLNSISNLDGVLKAQNQSGQTQIVIGARVKAVYEELEKIVTLPNNVITTNVPVKKGFKGSINAVIETIAGIFSPILPVLIACGLTKAITSSLVNFHMVASDSTVVTFLNMLGDLVFYFLPFFLAVSAAKKFKTSEYIALALAAAYMYPTIMDGAKAVAETGIKSLDLFSLPVLFVNYKSTVIPIILSVWVMSYVNRKIDKLIPHFLKIILSAMIVLFIMVPVQLIVLGPLGSYAGEGLAQFIRWFYDTGGIFSAFLLGATRSLLTMLGMHYALAPLQIQEIAQTGSSYILVSALTANMAQAGAALGVFLVIKNKSAKSLSASASLSAFLGITEPAMFGVNLKYKRPFFIALIASGIGAAFLSLFNTSATAYVPPSLFTMPVFKANSFIFVIFGVLISAGLACILTYFFGITKDQNTTNNETKPVNVTPKNQSSTAPSLGNPISIGSPIKGEIIPLKELPDAAFAEGAMGKGLGIQPSEGKVFAPFDGTIETVFRTKHVIALKSYDGVELLVHIGVDTVKLQGKHFNVIVEEGQKVTAGELLVEFDLDEIRKAGYPTATPVIITNTMEYVDVIPTRQQGEVSQGEQILSIIHIEEWKK
- a CDS encoding PRD domain-containing protein, whose amino-acid sequence is MRIKKVFNNNVALVIDHDNKEIIVMGKAIGFQKYPKDLIDESLIEKTFVLEVPGNTEKLIGLFNEIPSEDINLADELIEKGKIELNKTFNENMIIGLADHISFALKRAREGLFISSPLEWEVKQAFPKEYLFGKNALQLIEKTTGIKLPETEAAFIAYHFVNGQIEMGSSVDNDHLRNVLLKILDIVKYHFQIDLDENSLNYSRFVTHLRYFIKRQTSGEKLANSDQLLFNVVKESYSKAFQCSLKIKRFLSSTYDWNVTDDELLYLTVHIQRVSDRTE
- a CDS encoding TetR/AcrR family transcriptional regulator, with the translated sequence MVLHWGVNRKCLHSPIHLPQQMAKITQELIIETAETLIERTEKSEVTLSQIADELNITHAALYKHFKNKQELWAAVAKGWFNRMISEQIRINMTNSASPQEVLHDWLWAFVNAKKRAYNENPQMFALNTQYVDSNPLVLRDVLWDSYQIIDGFMEYHDPHFERAEAILSAFAVFSLPSFKGSWNSPDYQERFERLWSLIKQGV
- a CDS encoding NADP-dependent oxidoreductase, which translates into the protein MKAAQITKYSKPFQVEVRDIPVPEISDYEVLVKVKAAAVNHLELLIATGSVKLIQDYEFPLTLGNELTGVVEKMGKKVAGFKVGDAIYSRLPLRKIGAFAEYAAVHVAAMAHLPGNLDFVTGAAAPLTGLTAYQSLHEELAAKAGERVFIPGGSGSFGQMAIPIAKSMGLKVIVSGSPQARERTMAAGADQYIDYKAENYWERLRDLDYVIDTLGPGEFDRELSIIRPGGHLLSLRTGPNKRFAKTMGLVGWKQKLFSIAGAKYDHKAKKKKIEYHFVFVRSDGEQLRQITKIIEENQIIPAVDAREFHIEDINEALNLVATGHPQGKVVIRF
- a CDS encoding SDR family oxidoreductase, encoding MNISEQVALVTGANRGLGRQLTLELLARGAKVYAGARNPETLDIPGVTPVKLDVTNPQEVAAAASLAKDVTILINNAGSSTGASLLEGDVEQIQLELNTHFFGTLSMVRAFAPVIENNGGGSVLNILSALSWFSGGAAGAYTAAKAAAWALTNDLRLNLYPRHIRVAGLHVGYMETDMTAGLDAPKSNPSDIAKIAIDGIAAGSFEILADDTSRMIQAGLAGGVSALYPNLS